One segment of Mesorhizobium shangrilense DNA contains the following:
- a CDS encoding ABC transporter ATP-binding protein, protein MTLQLNSIEKSFGEAHAVRGVSFSLSQGEVLSLLGPSGCGKTTTLRMIAGFEQPSAGTIMLAGKDITHTPARHRNIGMVFQSYALFPHMNVADNVSFGLRMRGMGRAEREERIRSALDIVRMGSFADRSTKQLSGGQQQRVALARALAIRPDILLLDEPLSALDLKLREEMRDEISRIVRELKITTVFVTHDQSEALVLADYVAVMNGGVVEQLDTPTRLYRNPETPFVANFIGGANVIKGAVSRLGNFTAAGDIAIPLPCGAESTVKAIAIRPEDIRLLPLSASADLAGTVEQCRFLGGITEYVVSVSPALALTVRTESYEPFKIGRRVHLEIRRDRVICLRTN, encoded by the coding sequence GTGACGCTCCAGCTCAATAGTATCGAAAAATCCTTCGGCGAGGCCCATGCTGTGAGGGGAGTTAGTTTCTCACTGTCACAGGGCGAAGTTTTAAGCCTGCTCGGACCCTCTGGCTGCGGCAAGACAACGACCCTGCGCATGATCGCTGGCTTCGAGCAGCCGAGCGCTGGCACGATCATGCTCGCCGGAAAGGACATTACTCATACACCGGCCAGACACCGGAATATCGGCATGGTCTTCCAGTCATACGCGCTGTTTCCGCATATGAACGTCGCTGACAATGTCTCTTTCGGACTCCGGATGCGCGGGATGGGACGCGCTGAACGTGAAGAGCGCATCAGGTCGGCGCTCGACATCGTTCGCATGGGCTCGTTCGCCGATAGGTCGACGAAGCAGCTCTCTGGCGGCCAGCAACAGCGCGTGGCCCTGGCGCGCGCGCTGGCGATCAGGCCGGACATTCTTCTTCTGGACGAGCCGCTATCAGCACTTGATCTGAAGTTGCGTGAAGAAATGCGCGACGAAATTAGTCGCATCGTGCGAGAACTCAAGATCACGACGGTTTTTGTCACCCATGACCAGAGCGAGGCGCTGGTTCTGGCCGACTACGTCGCGGTGATGAATGGCGGCGTCGTCGAACAGTTGGATACGCCAACGCGCCTGTATCGGAATCCGGAAACGCCATTCGTGGCCAATTTCATTGGTGGTGCAAACGTAATCAAGGGCGCGGTGTCGCGGCTTGGAAACTTCACCGCCGCAGGTGACATTGCCATTCCCTTGCCCTGCGGCGCCGAGTCGACCGTGAAGGCGATCGCCATCCGGCCAGAAGATATCCGCCTGCTGCCCCTGTCCGCGTCTGCTGACCTCGCCGGCACTGTTGAACAGTGCCGTTTCCTCGGGGGCATCACCGAATATGTCGTGAGTGTCTCACCAGCCCTGGCATTGACGGTCCGCACTGAAAGCTACGAGCCCTTCAAGATTGGCCGTCGCGTCCATCTCGAGATCCGGCGCGACAGAGTCATCTGTCTACGTACCAATTGA
- a CDS encoding ABC transporter substrate-binding protein, translating into MNRRQILVASAAAITIALPGVSWAEDEKIGGEINVLSWGNYIDFALPAFEKKYGVKVNIDYYADEKEAMNKIRATGLGTYDIVFLGVGQEEVAMKQGLTDPIDVSKLSNFKDMYEPFQKPKADGTYDHVTYSWGANGLIAYDPSKTGGPIKSWKDVYSGKFKGRIGKIDKANEQAYRSVFQAGLKYGPMNDEQWGTVEKTLGADMPQVRTVYQHYDEMTQLLAAGEIWIADTDDGGFRQAKAKGLNLELAYPEEGFIAWYDGPCLIKNAPHPEAAYAFIDHMISAETQAQLGKELGYAPANSKAVALMDPALRKTLGVDKSEENLARVQFQRDLGAAYENKATEVWQKAKAQVQ; encoded by the coding sequence ATGAATAGGCGTCAAATACTCGTGGCAAGCGCGGCAGCCATCACGATCGCGCTGCCCGGCGTCAGCTGGGCAGAGGATGAGAAAATCGGCGGTGAAATCAACGTATTGAGCTGGGGCAACTATATCGACTTCGCCTTACCTGCCTTTGAAAAGAAATACGGCGTCAAGGTCAACATCGACTACTACGCCGACGAGAAGGAGGCGATGAATAAGATACGAGCCACTGGCCTTGGCACTTACGACATCGTCTTTCTCGGCGTCGGACAGGAAGAGGTGGCTATGAAGCAAGGGCTGACCGATCCGATCGACGTCTCGAAGCTCAGCAACTTCAAGGACATGTATGAGCCATTCCAGAAGCCGAAGGCAGACGGCACGTATGATCACGTCACCTACTCGTGGGGTGCCAACGGCCTGATCGCCTACGATCCCTCCAAGACGGGCGGGCCAATCAAATCCTGGAAGGATGTTTATTCAGGCAAGTTCAAGGGCCGCATCGGCAAGATCGACAAGGCGAACGAGCAAGCCTACCGCAGTGTCTTCCAGGCCGGCCTCAAATACGGACCAATGAACGACGAACAGTGGGGCACGGTCGAGAAGACGCTGGGGGCCGACATGCCTCAGGTGCGCACCGTGTACCAGCACTATGATGAGATGACACAACTGCTCGCCGCCGGCGAAATCTGGATCGCCGACACCGACGACGGAGGCTTCCGTCAGGCGAAAGCCAAGGGCCTGAACCTCGAACTTGCTTATCCAGAGGAAGGCTTCATTGCTTGGTATGACGGTCCCTGCCTCATTAAGAACGCGCCGCACCCGGAAGCAGCCTATGCCTTCATTGATCACATGATCTCGGCGGAGACGCAGGCCCAGCTCGGCAAGGAACTCGGCTACGCGCCGGCCAACTCGAAGGCTGTCGCCTTGATGGATCCGGCGCTCCGCAAAACCCTCGGCGTCGATAAGAGCGAGGAGAACCTAGCGCGCGTCCAGTTCCAACGCGACCTCGGTGCCGCATATGAAAACAAGGCAACTGAGGTCTGGCAGAAAGCCAAGGCTCAGGTTCAATGA
- a CDS encoding SDR family NAD(P)-dependent oxidoreductase, translating into MAGDTMMRRTFDSALFRGKVALVTGAASGIGAGTARAFADLGAHVIIQDIDTRQLEQRAKEIGRDCQTITAIGGDLSACGTADVVFDQALAAHNRVDFLVNNAGRSWGVTTDAITMDQTNELMELNFNSVLWLSKRFIAHGREHGEGGSIIQISSTAGIAGFQRRAVYCATKFGVIGLTKVLALDHARDNIRVNAILPHVVETDMFRAVATPLDASTWRAGIPMGRFAQVEDVANLAMFLCSPAASYLTGGLYPVDGGAMAGSFGGEA; encoded by the coding sequence ATGGCGGGTGACACCATGATGCGCCGGACATTCGATAGCGCGCTATTTCGCGGCAAGGTGGCACTGGTGACAGGCGCGGCGAGCGGTATTGGCGCGGGGACCGCGCGCGCCTTCGCCGATCTTGGCGCTCATGTCATCATCCAGGACATCGACACGCGGCAACTCGAACAGCGAGCGAAGGAAATTGGCAGGGACTGCCAGACGATCACCGCCATCGGCGGCGATCTTTCGGCTTGCGGGACGGCCGACGTGGTGTTCGACCAGGCGCTTGCGGCCCACAACCGTGTTGATTTCCTGGTCAACAACGCTGGGCGTTCCTGGGGTGTCACAACCGACGCCATTACCATGGACCAGACCAATGAATTGATGGAACTGAACTTCAACAGCGTCCTGTGGCTGTCGAAGCGATTTATCGCGCATGGTCGGGAACATGGTGAAGGTGGTTCCATCATCCAGATATCGTCGACGGCCGGCATCGCCGGGTTTCAGCGTCGGGCCGTCTACTGCGCGACAAAATTCGGCGTCATCGGCCTGACCAAGGTGCTTGCGCTGGATCATGCGCGCGACAATATCCGCGTTAACGCGATCTTGCCGCATGTCGTGGAGACCGACATGTTCCGTGCTGTGGCAACACCACTCGATGCGTCGACATGGCGAGCCGGCATTCCAATGGGAAGGTTCGCGCAGGTCGAGGACGTCGCCAATCTTGCGATGTTTTTGTGTTCACCGGCTGCAAGTTATCTTACGGGTGGCCTCTATCCCGTTGATGGCGGTGCCATGGCGGGATCATTTGGGGGGGAAGCATGA
- a CDS encoding ABC transporter permease, translated as MLTRWALGTFSLIIYAIVYLPIALIVLTSFNQSPITTLPIEHLDIHWYKALFDDTKTLQSLWTSLQVGGISTLVATILGLMSALAIVRHNFRGKNVFLLLTIMPMLAPGIIMGVSLLLFARAVGFQTGFVAVLLGHILLALPYCTFILISSLARFDRSLEEAARGLGAGELAVLRCVTLPGIAPGIIGAALFAFTISIGEFVVSFFLTSAGTTTLPIRIYSIVKVGITPEINAVSTLILVATLALSAVALRLTWSKRN; from the coding sequence ATGTTGACACGTTGGGCTCTCGGAACATTTTCACTCATCATCTATGCAATCGTCTATCTGCCGATCGCACTCATCGTCCTCACCAGTTTCAACCAGAGTCCGATCACCACATTGCCGATCGAGCATCTCGACATCCACTGGTACAAAGCACTGTTCGACGACACGAAGACGCTGCAGTCGCTCTGGACGAGCCTTCAGGTCGGGGGGATCTCCACTCTTGTCGCCACCATTCTTGGCCTTATGTCCGCCCTGGCGATCGTTCGTCACAATTTTCGCGGCAAGAATGTTTTTCTGCTTTTGACCATCATGCCGATGCTTGCGCCAGGCATCATCATGGGTGTCTCGCTTCTGCTGTTCGCGCGCGCTGTGGGCTTCCAGACAGGGTTCGTCGCCGTCCTGCTCGGCCACATTCTGCTGGCGTTGCCCTACTGCACCTTCATCCTTATCTCCAGCCTGGCCCGTTTCGACCGGTCGCTGGAAGAGGCTGCGCGGGGTCTGGGCGCTGGTGAACTAGCGGTGCTGCGGTGCGTCACCCTGCCGGGCATCGCGCCGGGAATTATCGGCGCTGCACTCTTTGCCTTTACGATTTCGATCGGCGAGTTCGTCGTCAGTTTCTTCCTGACGTCAGCTGGCACGACGACGCTGCCCATCCGGATCTATTCGATCGTCAAGGTGGGAATTACCCCCGAGATTAATGCCGTGTCCACGCTCATCCTCGTGGCGACGCTCGCCTTGAGCGCCGTGGCACTCCGTCTAACTTGGTCCAAACGCAACTAA
- a CDS encoding HpcH/HpaI aldolase family protein gives MTVIRMASRHTELAFWLMTPNENACEIASILGYGTVIIDIEHGTFEPSTAARSITIAKALGMTVYTRVDSAERVPIQHALDFGSDGVILPQITGLAHARVATAFAKFPPLGVRGFGGGKTVNYMPVPPQFVAAENRRTKCWVIIETVQALDDVEQIAALETVDGLFIGPNDLSLARGRGEYLADGRDHDDIRRIARAAQAQEKPWAMPIASIPDRDLARSLNIAFMATTDDLTALRDGLVAGLQMVEEPN, from the coding sequence ATGACCGTAATACGTATGGCAAGCCGTCACACCGAACTGGCGTTCTGGTTGATGACGCCGAACGAGAATGCCTGCGAGATCGCATCGATCCTGGGCTACGGCACCGTCATTATCGACATCGAGCATGGTACGTTCGAACCATCGACCGCCGCGCGCAGCATTACGATCGCCAAGGCCCTTGGCATGACCGTCTATACACGCGTCGACAGCGCAGAGCGCGTGCCTATTCAACATGCGCTCGATTTTGGCAGCGACGGTGTGATACTGCCACAAATCACCGGCTTGGCTCATGCACGCGTGGCGACAGCCTTTGCCAAATTCCCACCCCTGGGTGTACGCGGCTTCGGCGGTGGCAAGACGGTCAACTACATGCCGGTTCCGCCGCAATTTGTTGCGGCCGAGAACCGACGCACGAAATGCTGGGTCATAATCGAGACCGTGCAGGCGCTTGACGATGTCGAGCAGATCGCAGCGTTGGAAACGGTTGATGGCCTTTTCATTGGTCCCAACGACCTGTCGCTGGCCCGCGGGCGCGGTGAATATCTCGCTGACGGCCGCGACCACGACGATATCCGGCGGATTGCCCGGGCGGCGCAAGCCCAGGAAAAGCCCTGGGCAATGCCGATCGCAAGCATCCCAGACCGCGACCTGGCACGCAGTCTCAATATCGCCTTCATGGCAACCACCGACGATCTGACAGCACTGCGCGACGGTTTGGTCGCCGGCTTGCAGATGGTGGAGGAGCCAAATTGA
- a CDS encoding mandelate racemase/muconate lactonizing enzyme family protein encodes MKITGLETFCLDYRMPYPLTYARGEYRSREAVLVKVHTDDPDIFGWGEAAMWGGPWATTATVLEKQIQPLIVGQDPRRLEYLWEKVYQETYYHGRKGILLSCLSGVDIALWDILGKIAGQPVWRLLGGFARPLRAYASSGYYRRGYSTNDLANDVAAARAAGYLGYKMKVGNIATAVHARVLDETPLRVSLGEDFARVRAAREALGGDLDLMCDATTSLDARTAMTYADEFERIGVRWFEEPTQPENIAGCADLARRTRVPIAGFETETSKFNFAALIDAGAIQMVQPDLIQVGGITEARKIAAYAQMRHLGFSSKNYSTAVSLAACLNLLYALPNGDYFECDMDPSPWREQILKAPLFDLDAGMAQPFDRPGLGLEIDEAVLATWRVTP; translated from the coding sequence ATGAAAATTACCGGGCTGGAGACTTTCTGTCTCGACTATCGCATGCCTTACCCTCTCACCTATGCTCGTGGCGAGTACCGGTCCCGCGAGGCCGTGCTGGTCAAAGTCCACACGGACGATCCCGATATTTTCGGCTGGGGCGAGGCGGCGATGTGGGGGGGGCCTTGGGCTACCACCGCAACTGTCCTTGAGAAGCAGATCCAGCCGCTGATTGTCGGCCAGGATCCGCGACGCCTGGAGTATTTGTGGGAGAAGGTCTACCAGGAGACCTATTACCATGGCCGAAAGGGCATTTTGCTCTCTTGCCTGTCTGGGGTCGACATTGCGCTGTGGGACATTCTAGGCAAGATTGCGGGGCAGCCCGTCTGGCGGCTGCTGGGCGGCTTCGCGCGCCCCCTTAGGGCCTATGCCTCCTCGGGCTATTACCGGCGCGGCTATTCCACCAACGACCTCGCCAATGATGTCGCCGCGGCGCGGGCTGCCGGGTACCTAGGCTATAAGATGAAAGTCGGAAACATAGCCACGGCGGTACATGCCCGCGTTCTCGACGAAACGCCGCTGCGGGTTTCACTTGGCGAGGATTTTGCCCGCGTGCGAGCCGCGCGTGAAGCGCTAGGCGGCGACTTGGACCTGATGTGCGATGCAACGACGTCGCTCGACGCCAGGACGGCCATGACCTATGCGGATGAATTCGAGCGCATCGGGGTCCGCTGGTTCGAAGAGCCGACGCAACCAGAAAACATCGCCGGCTGCGCGGACCTCGCCCGCCGCACGCGCGTGCCGATTGCTGGCTTCGAAACCGAGACCAGCAAGTTCAATTTTGCCGCACTGATCGATGCTGGCGCCATTCAGATGGTCCAGCCGGACCTCATCCAGGTGGGCGGTATCACCGAGGCGCGCAAGATCGCTGCCTATGCGCAAATGCGACATCTCGGTTTTTCGAGCAAAAACTACAGCACTGCGGTCAGCCTTGCCGCCTGCCTGAACCTGCTCTACGCGCTGCCAAATGGCGACTACTTCGAATGCGACATGGATCCTTCACCTTGGCGGGAGCAAATCCTGAAGGCACCCCTGTTCGATTTGGACGCCGGCATGGCTCAGCCGTTTGACCGCCCGGGCCTTGGATTAGAGATCGATGAGGCCGTTCTCGCGACATGGCGGGTGACACCATGA
- a CDS encoding aldehyde dehydrogenase family protein, which produces MTGDKTIWINGVWELGSEPGLPVINPVTEEEISIVLSAGHDQITRAIEAAASAQPAWASLEPWRRAEALRAIGACLLQHQQELANLISLEVGKPLRKAREDVEGAASYLEYMAQWDRRIEGEILPADNRDETILLTRVPIGVVAAITAWNYPLDLFIRKAAPALIAGNTMVVKPTEVTPLACIRAIQLIAANDCLPAGVLNLVTGGGAVGAALCSHSLVNMITMTGHRDTGKRIMAAAAANLSRVSLELGGSAPAIIWKDADLDLAADAIAFASFENTGQVCTSSERILVHQDVHDDFVERLVERANGMRVGNPCDDVDLGPLVNRTHFRKVTHAIDLAQTEGGALRCGGHGIPSLPGNGYWVRPTVITGVTQDMSLFKEETFGPIAPIIRIASYEEAISLANATRYGLSAFLFSNDYRLIMRAQNDLRFGEIYINRSMGEALQGFHNGHLESGMGGEDGKHGVLKYTQIRAVYHRYT; this is translated from the coding sequence TTGACGGGCGACAAAACGATCTGGATCAACGGCGTTTGGGAACTTGGCTCGGAACCGGGCTTGCCTGTCATCAATCCAGTTACGGAAGAAGAAATCTCTATTGTTCTCAGCGCTGGTCACGATCAGATAACACGCGCGATTGAAGCAGCGGCATCGGCGCAACCGGCCTGGGCCAGTCTCGAACCGTGGCGGCGGGCTGAAGCGCTGCGCGCGATCGGCGCTTGTCTGCTACAACATCAACAGGAACTTGCGAATCTCATTTCGCTTGAGGTTGGGAAACCACTTCGCAAGGCGCGCGAAGATGTGGAAGGCGCCGCCAGTTACCTTGAATATATGGCGCAATGGGACCGCCGCATAGAAGGCGAGATCCTTCCAGCCGACAATCGTGATGAGACAATTTTGCTGACCCGCGTGCCGATCGGCGTCGTGGCCGCCATCACCGCCTGGAACTATCCGCTCGACCTTTTTATCCGCAAGGCGGCGCCGGCACTGATCGCCGGCAATACAATGGTGGTGAAGCCCACGGAGGTTACGCCGCTCGCTTGCATCAGAGCCATCCAGCTAATTGCCGCTAATGATTGCCTGCCTGCCGGGGTCTTGAATCTCGTCACCGGGGGCGGTGCGGTAGGGGCGGCCTTGTGCTCGCATTCCTTGGTGAACATGATCACGATGACGGGGCATCGCGACACCGGCAAGAGGATCATGGCCGCGGCAGCGGCAAATCTTTCGCGCGTTTCGTTGGAGCTTGGCGGCAGCGCCCCGGCCATCATCTGGAAGGACGCGGATCTAGACCTCGCAGCTGATGCCATCGCATTTGCCAGTTTCGAGAATACCGGTCAGGTCTGCACCTCGTCGGAGCGTATTCTTGTTCATCAGGATGTGCACGACGACTTTGTCGAGCGTCTGGTTGAACGCGCCAATGGAATGCGGGTCGGCAACCCTTGCGACGATGTCGATCTCGGTCCTTTGGTCAATCGCACCCACTTTCGTAAAGTGACCCACGCAATTGATCTGGCCCAAACAGAAGGCGGCGCACTTCGCTGCGGAGGGCACGGCATCCCGTCACTGCCGGGCAACGGATATTGGGTGCGTCCCACGGTGATTACCGGCGTCACGCAGGACATGTCACTCTTCAAGGAAGAAACCTTCGGGCCGATAGCGCCGATCATCCGCATCGCCAGCTACGAAGAAGCAATCAGCCTTGCCAACGCGACGCGTTATGGCCTGTCAGCCTTTCTATTCAGCAACGACTATCGCCTGATCATGCGCGCGCAGAACGATCTGCGCTTTGGCGAAATCTATATCAATCGGAGCATGGGAGAGGCACTGCAAGGGTTCCACAATGGGCATCTGGAGTCCGGCATGGGCGGCGAGGACGGCAAGCACGGCGTGCTGAAATACACTCAGATCCGCGCCGTCTACCACCGTTACACCTAG